Proteins co-encoded in one Neodiprion lecontei isolate iyNeoLeco1 chromosome 3, iyNeoLeco1.1, whole genome shotgun sequence genomic window:
- the LOC124293713 gene encoding uncharacterized protein LOC124293713, translating into MALNRVNNAVLRLRPASTTKECSNKFHNLRNQFNIEHSKVKSSLKSGTGTDDIYKPSLWYYEKLLFLDSYVIPRRNRTSLDSQVSLSDMPLSQGTATHMMEENSEDGACYENDEYVEDVFITELAGMIRAQENLCGSSSTIQVSHTNSTLLQIHKHSSPSPHRSRSSSLSSVTAKHLQENTFPRPHSSSQSSSSTSGVGSSAKRKRKNPRLDDSDEFSTVIKNLTDSINAPITINTPPTNSTPDCVDGFLTFMGSLLRQFRDEQLKLEVMNEVTQLIINAKTTDYQGSKN; encoded by the exons ATGGCTCTTAATCGAGTGAACAACGCAGTATTGAGGTTAAGGCCAGCGTCGACGACAAAAGAGTGCTCAAATAAATTCCATAATTTGCGAAATCAATTCAATATCGAGCACTCAAAGGTTAAATCCTCTTTAAAAAGCGGGACTGGCACCGATGAC ATTTATAAACCGAGCCTGTGGTACtacgaaaaacttttgttccTCGATTCCTACGTGATCCCGCGTAGAAACAGGACTTCTCTTGATAGTCAGGTTTCGCTGTCCGATATGCCGCTGAGTCAG GGTACAGCAACACACATGATGGAAGAGAACTCCGAAGACGGAGCTTGTTACGAGAACGATGAGTACGTGGAAGATGTTTTTATCACAGAGCTTGCCGGGATGATTCGAGCGCAGGAGAATCTCTGTGGATCTTCTTCGACAATACAAGTGTCGCATACGAATAGTACTTTGCTGCAGATCCATAAACATTCATCACCATCTCCACATAGGAGTCGCTCATCATCCCTTTCATCAGTAACGGCCAAGCACCTGCAAGAAAATACATTTCCACGTCCTCATAGTTCCTCGCAATCCAGCTCTTCGACGTCTGGAGTAGGCTCTTCGGCAAAACGTAAAAGAAAGAATCCGCGATTGGACGACAGTGACGAATTTTCCACCgtcataaaaaatttaacagatTCAATAAATGCGCCTATCACCATCAACACGCCTCCGACAAATTCAACTCCGGACTGCGTAGATGGATTTTTAACATTCATGGGGAGCTTACTGCGACAGTTTCGAGATGAACAATTGAAGCTGGAGGTAATGAATGAAGTTACCCAATTAATTATCAATGCCAAAACTACCGACTACCAAggatcaaaaaattaa